One Ethanoligenens harbinense YUAN-3 genomic window carries:
- a CDS encoding ComEA family DNA-binding protein: protein MKTGNRRFLVLLSVLTALCCIAVVFINFMGMPPFESAVAAASAPASSGTFSSGVADTSAFSAVSTVPSSRAAVSVSDAAGAPVDINTADANTLASLPGIGDTLAQRIIDYRNAHGPFTSTAQLDQVKGIGEKKMAELQGLITT, encoded by the coding sequence ATGAAAACCGGAAACCGCCGCTTTCTTGTTCTACTTTCGGTTCTGACCGCACTGTGCTGCATTGCTGTTGTGTTTATCAATTTCATGGGCATGCCCCCGTTTGAAAGCGCCGTGGCGGCCGCATCCGCTCCCGCGTCCTCCGGCACGTTTTCCTCCGGCGTGGCGGACACTTCCGCCTTTTCAGCCGTATCCACGGTACCCTCCTCCCGGGCAGCGGTTTCTGTCTCCGACGCGGCCGGCGCGCCAGTGGATATCAACACGGCAGACGCGAACACGCTCGCTTCCCTGCCGGGCATCGGGGACACGCTGGCTCAGCGCATCATCGACTACCGCAACGCACACGGCCCGTTTACCAGCACCGCCCAGCTCGACCAGGTCAAGGGCATTGGCGAAAAGAAAATGGCCGAACTACAGGGACTGATTACGACATAG